A genomic region of Candidatus Poribacteria bacterium contains the following coding sequences:
- a CDS encoding ThuA domain-containing protein, producing the protein MENLKLLVFVGTEGIYHDHAGNGQFLTSMLNGTDNIAADFSQDYDVLADGLSGYDTVLFYTDVGELTSAQEAGLLSYIRRGGGFFGLHTAAASFRESEGYHGMLNGFFDGHSPYMDFTVNVSDTEHPITEGLGDFAVTDELYYLKHNPAASHHLMHAYDETKDETHVMAFHHTYGEGRVFYFALGHDMAVLENPSFQTVICRGALWAGNRL; encoded by the coding sequence CACGACCACGCAGGAAATGGTCAGTTCTTGACCTCAATGCTCAACGGTACTGACAATATTGCAGCGGATTTCTCGCAAGACTACGACGTACTTGCTGACGGACTTAGCGGATATGACACCGTGCTTTTCTATACGGATGTTGGGGAACTGACCTCGGCACAAGAAGCGGGTTTGCTCAGTTATATCCGAAGAGGTGGCGGCTTTTTCGGGTTGCACACTGCGGCTGCCTCATTTAGGGAATCTGAAGGTTACCACGGTATGCTGAATGGGTTTTTCGACGGACACAGCCCATATATGGATTTTACGGTTAATGTGAGTGACACTGAACATCCGATTACCGAAGGATTAGGCGATTTTGCGGTGACGGACGAACTGTACTATCTCAAGCACAATCCTGCTGCGTCGCATCATCTGATGCACGCTTATGACGAGACGAAAGATGAGACGCATGTTATGGCGTTTCACCATACTTATGGCGAGGGGCGGGTTTTCTACTTTGCGCTGGGGCACGATATGGCGGTGCTTGAGAATCCGAGTTTTCAGACGGTTATCTGCCGAGGCGCGCTGTGGGCAGGCAATCGGCTTTAG
- a CDS encoding sulfatase: MSKPNIVYIHSHDTGRYVQPYGHAIQTPNIQKLAEEGVVFRNAFCANPTCSPSRAALLTGQYAHSCGMGGLANRGWSLPVPEHLITYTLNQAGYTTALAGFQHVVRDLKETGYQRLLSEGTTRAGAEERARAFIAEKHDAPFFLDVGFGETHRRAKGFDPPPEGEPKTDPRYVKPPAPFPDTPVTRQDMAEYIDAARTLDRKMAVVFDALEENGLAENTLVICTTDHGLAFPRMKCHLSDHGIGIMLIVRGPGGFSGGQVADGLVSQIDLFPTICELAGIEAPAWLQGNSMLPLVNSEADDIRDAIFAEVNYHCCYEPQRAVRTKRWKYIKRYDNAEKWALPNCDDSISKTFMMEHGWGDDPVESERLYDVVFDPSEANNLAGNPDYADVLAEMRNRLEQWRVETDDPVSENQIMEPPEAAVSNDPTDISPGDKHYPAREMV; the protein is encoded by the coding sequence ATGAGCAAACCAAACATAGTCTATATCCACTCTCACGACACAGGTCGGTATGTCCAACCTTACGGACACGCGATTCAGACCCCGAACATACAAAAACTCGCGGAAGAAGGGGTTGTCTTCAGAAACGCCTTTTGTGCGAACCCCACCTGTTCGCCCTCGCGCGCCGCACTCCTCACCGGACAATACGCACATAGCTGCGGCATGGGTGGACTGGCAAACCGTGGCTGGAGTCTCCCGGTCCCTGAGCATCTCATCACCTATACCTTGAATCAAGCGGGCTATACCACAGCCTTAGCAGGATTTCAGCATGTTGTCCGAGACCTTAAAGAGACAGGATACCAGCGGCTCTTATCCGAAGGCACGACGCGCGCAGGCGCAGAAGAACGCGCTCGCGCGTTCATCGCAGAGAAACACGATGCTCCATTCTTTTTAGATGTCGGATTCGGAGAAACGCATCGGCGCGCAAAAGGATTTGATCCACCGCCTGAGGGTGAACCGAAAACCGATCCACGCTATGTGAAACCACCCGCACCGTTCCCCGATACACCCGTGACACGGCAAGATATGGCGGAATACATAGACGCAGCCCGGACGCTTGATAGAAAAATGGCGGTCGTTTTTGATGCACTCGAAGAAAACGGACTCGCCGAGAATACGCTTGTGATATGCACCACCGATCATGGACTCGCATTCCCGCGTATGAAATGCCACCTCAGTGACCACGGTATCGGCATAATGTTGATTGTTCGCGGTCCTGGCGGTTTTAGTGGCGGGCAAGTTGCAGATGGCTTAGTCAGTCAAATAGATCTGTTCCCAACAATCTGTGAGTTGGCGGGAATTGAAGCACCCGCGTGGCTACAAGGCAATTCCATGCTCCCACTGGTGAATTCGGAAGCAGACGATATCCGAGACGCTATTTTTGCTGAAGTCAACTATCACTGCTGTTATGAACCGCAACGCGCTGTCCGGACGAAACGCTGGAAATACATCAAACGCTACGACAACGCTGAGAAGTGGGCACTCCCGAACTGCGACGACAGTATTAGCAAGACCTTTATGATGGAGCACGGTTGGGGGGATGATCCTGTTGAATCGGAACGGTTGTACGATGTCGTGTTTGATCCATCGGAAGCAAACAACCTCGCCGGTAACCCGGATTATGCCGATGTTTTGGCGGAAATGCGAAACCGTTTGGAGCAGTGGCGTGTTGAAACGGACGATCCAGTGAGTGAAAACCAAATTATGGAACCCCCTGAAGCTGCTGTCTCAAACGATCCGACCGATATATCACCGGGCGATAAACACTACCCTGCCCGTGAAATGGTGTGA
- a CDS encoding Uma2 family endonuclease — protein sequence MGHPNTFTLPSAPTEIADLYPESDGKPMAETERHFRELVKNMNRIENHLAHIPDAYVLGDMMMYYEEGNPRKSISPDIFVAFGVGKKERRIYKIWEEGKPPDFVLEFASRGIYRNDLTRKVKLYATIGISEYFVYDVDRRYLPSPLMGFRLVGNAYVEISALANGGIPAATLGLEFHVLEESLGIYNPEAETWLQTAAEAAQARAEDAEARAKDAEARANQETEARQQAESEVTRLQVELERLKASV from the coding sequence ATGGGACACCCAAATACTTTCACACTCCCTTCCGCACCGACAGAAATAGCCGACCTATATCCTGAATCGGATGGTAAACCTATGGCTGAAACCGAACGCCATTTTAGAGAACTCGTCAAGAATATGAATCGCATTGAGAACCATCTTGCTCATATCCCTGATGCCTATGTGCTTGGGGATATGATGATGTATTATGAAGAAGGCAATCCCCGTAAATCTATCTCGCCTGATATTTTCGTTGCTTTCGGTGTCGGTAAAAAGGAGCGTCGTATCTATAAGATATGGGAGGAGGGAAAGCCACCCGATTTCGTCTTGGAGTTTGCGAGCAGAGGCATCTATCGTAATGACCTGACGCGAAAGGTGAAACTCTATGCGACGATTGGGATTTCTGAATATTTCGTTTACGATGTAGATAGACGTTATTTACCGAGCCCGTTAATGGGTTTCCGCCTCGTTGGCAATGCTTATGTTGAAATTTCAGCCCTTGCGAATGGCGGCATTCCTGCTGCGACATTGGGTTTAGAATTCCACGTCCTTGAGGAGAGTTTAGGCATCTATAATCCGGAAGCAGAGACATGGCTACAAACCGCTGCTGAAGCTGCCCAAGCCCGCGCCGAAGACGCTGAAGCCCGCGCCAAAGACGCTGAAGCCCGCGCCAATCAGGAAACCGAGGCCCGACAGCAAGCAGAAAGCGAAGTCACTCGGCTTCAAGTGGAATTAGAACGCCTGAAAGCCAGTGTCTGA
- a CDS encoding Gfo/Idh/MocA family oxidoreductase produces MNSNKNSMPLSTPLDIRRGITNAADVAFPLRWGILGAGNISGMWVEALHACEGATVSAVAARDLDRAEEFARRYGVRTAYGDYREMVAADDVDIVYIGTINPLHKEHTLLAIEAGKHVLCEKPLTVNLSDAQEMYAAAEEQDVMMQDGMWTRFFPAVEHARAAIEAGTIGEVVLTQSDFFDPIYTIQAAPLAFGASASPRNVIAIGTNAGGAIVDYGDDRYAIFTFPPRNSELPEITEIVGTAGRITLERPGHCPTRISIRIPPPNGVPSQYRTQNAPAPLHYFEYPLPGSVAMRRSSPNQHGFLYQAEAVHRCLAAGLRQCPQYDKKESLHAMNVLTEINKARQASRP; encoded by the coding sequence ATGAATTCAAATAAAAACAGTATGCCACTCTCAACACCGCTCGATATCCGTCGTGGTATTACAAACGCAGCAGATGTCGCTTTTCCGTTGCGTTGGGGCATCCTTGGTGCTGGCAATATTTCAGGGATGTGGGTAGAGGCTTTGCACGCCTGCGAAGGAGCAACTGTAAGTGCTGTGGCAGCGCGAGACCTTGACCGGGCGGAAGAATTCGCGAGGCGATACGGCGTTAGGACAGCTTATGGTGACTACCGAGAGATGGTCGCAGCCGATGATGTGGATATCGTCTATATCGGCACGATTAACCCGCTACATAAGGAACACACCCTCCTTGCAATTGAGGCAGGCAAACATGTGCTCTGCGAGAAACCGCTCACTGTCAACCTCTCTGATGCCCAAGAGATGTACGCCGCAGCCGAAGAGCAGGACGTGATGATGCAGGACGGTATGTGGACACGTTTCTTTCCTGCGGTAGAGCATGCCCGTGCTGCAATTGAAGCAGGTACTATCGGCGAGGTTGTGCTAACGCAGTCCGACTTCTTTGATCCGATCTATACCATCCAAGCGGCACCCCTCGCCTTCGGTGCGTCAGCGTCGCCGAGAAATGTCATTGCCATAGGCACTAATGCCGGTGGCGCGATTGTGGATTACGGAGACGACAGGTATGCCATCTTCACATTTCCACCGCGCAACTCTGAACTCCCAGAGATAACAGAAATCGTCGGCACCGCCGGACGTATCACACTTGAGCGACCCGGGCACTGCCCGACGCGTATCTCTATCCGAATCCCGCCTCCTAACGGTGTGCCTTCACAGTACAGAACCCAAAACGCACCTGCGCCGTTACACTATTTTGAGTATCCATTGCCGGGATCCGTAGCAATGCGGAGATCTTCCCCGAATCAGCACGGTTTTCTCTATCAAGCCGAAGCCGTTCACCGGTGCCTCGCAGCAGGCTTGCGTCAATGTCCGCAATACGACAAAAAAGAGTCATTGCACGCAATGAACGTCCTAACGGAAATCAACAAAGCAAGACAAGCATCGCGCCCCTAA
- a CDS encoding zinc-binding dehydrogenase — protein MKVVAKFGPESAGLIDRPDPVAEGEFVVVKIRSAPMCTEYKGFKNEGTGDRFGHEAAGEVVEIAQEGTVKVGDRVVVMPHYPCGKCYLCLAGEYAHCRDDQKALNVPEQAGMTATYAQYILKRDWQLVPVPDELSYHHAGMACCGLGSTFNAMRLMHVNALDTVLITGMGPIGLGGVINAVYRGAHVIAVESHPYRAALAKKLGAAEVVNPQDTDVVDQIRDLTGGSGVDKGIECSAAAEAVRLLIDVTRPKGHIALIGGIRDVAIQGGEIINKGLTLHGTRHYNLPGTPAMMRMITQVKTRLDTFITHTFPMHQIQEAWALQCTHDCGKVVLDPWA, from the coding sequence ATGAAAGTTGTAGCAAAATTCGGTCCTGAAAGTGCGGGCTTAATTGACAGACCCGACCCAGTCGCTGAGGGTGAGTTCGTCGTCGTCAAAATTCGCTCTGCACCCATGTGCACGGAATACAAAGGCTTCAAAAATGAAGGCACAGGCGACAGGTTCGGACACGAAGCCGCCGGTGAAGTCGTGGAAATCGCACAGGAAGGCACTGTCAAGGTAGGCGACCGCGTTGTCGTAATGCCACACTACCCCTGTGGAAAGTGTTACCTCTGCTTAGCAGGCGAATATGCCCACTGTCGGGACGACCAAAAAGCCCTAAACGTTCCCGAACAGGCGGGTATGACGGCAACGTATGCGCAGTACATCCTGAAACGAGACTGGCAGCTTGTGCCTGTTCCGGACGAACTCTCCTATCATCACGCTGGAATGGCGTGTTGTGGACTTGGATCGACGTTTAATGCCATGCGGTTGATGCATGTTAACGCCTTGGATACCGTCCTCATCACAGGGATGGGACCTATTGGACTTGGGGGTGTGATTAATGCCGTCTATAGGGGCGCGCACGTCATTGCTGTTGAAAGCCATCCCTATCGCGCAGCCCTCGCGAAAAAACTCGGTGCAGCAGAAGTTGTCAATCCACAAGACACGGATGTCGTCGATCAAATTCGAGATTTGACGGGTGGCAGCGGTGTAGACAAGGGGATCGAATGTTCGGCGGCTGCCGAAGCCGTCCGATTGTTGATTGACGTAACGCGTCCGAAAGGACACATTGCATTGATTGGGGGCATTCGTGACGTGGCAATTCAGGGCGGTGAAATTATCAATAAAGGCTTAACCCTACACGGCACGCGGCATTATAACCTCCCAGGCACACCCGCTATGATGCGGATGATTACACAAGTGAAGACGCGGCTGGATACGTTCATCACGCACACCTTCCCGATGCACCAGATTCAGGAGGCGTGGGCACTGCAGTGTACACATGACTGCGGGAAGGTTGTTCTTGATCCGTGGGCGTAA
- a CDS encoding transposase: MALKAHKIALRPTDAQVTWFQQQCGYARFAFNSALADFKAGLSAGVFRSFIDLNTRWNQRKKELDWAGEQDQRAALHGVKNLSDAVRRWQKKQNNFPKFKKRGSRQSYTVEGYQCKVDGKSIKLPKIGTVKMFSALRFDGKIKRVTISRTAHRWFVSILVDTGIPTYPRDTRGLPVVGIDVGVNTLATLDDGTKYENPRPLKRYERKLAREQRKLSRKVFLSQNWYKQKRKVERIHYRISCIRKDAHHKAATAIVMSAAKIGIETLSVTNLLKNRKLAKALSDAALGGFLEKLKTKAETLGIPIVQGGRFFASSKTCSRCGEKKDDLTLSDRHYHCSNCGTSIDRDVNAAINLKHVAVGYTET; this comes from the coding sequence ATGGCATTAAAAGCACACAAAATAGCGTTGCGTCCGACAGATGCACAGGTTACTTGGTTTCAACAACAATGTGGTTATGCGCGATTTGCCTTCAATTCGGCTTTAGCAGATTTCAAGGCAGGTTTATCAGCAGGCGTTTTCCGTTCATTCATAGACCTCAATACTCGTTGGAATCAACGCAAAAAAGAGTTGGACTGGGCAGGCGAACAAGACCAACGTGCTGCATTGCACGGTGTCAAAAACCTATCAGATGCAGTGAGACGTTGGCAGAAAAAGCAAAACAACTTCCCGAAGTTCAAGAAACGCGGTAGTCGTCAATCCTATACAGTCGAAGGTTATCAATGCAAGGTTGATGGTAAGTCTATCAAGTTGCCGAAAATCGGCACCGTCAAGATGTTTTCGGCATTACGTTTTGATGGGAAGATCAAGCGCGTCACCATTTCAAGAACAGCACACCGTTGGTTCGTCTCTATCCTTGTTGACACAGGAATACCTACCTATCCCCGTGATACACGCGGGCTCCCTGTTGTCGGCATAGATGTAGGCGTCAACACCCTCGCAACCCTTGACGACGGCACGAAGTATGAGAACCCACGACCGCTAAAACGGTATGAGCGAAAGTTAGCACGCGAGCAACGGAAGCTAAGCCGAAAGGTATTCTTAAGTCAGAACTGGTATAAGCAGAAACGAAAAGTGGAACGTATTCATTATCGTATCTCTTGTATCCGAAAAGACGCTCACCATAAGGCGGCGACGGCTATCGTTATGTCTGCTGCCAAGATCGGTATTGAGACGCTTTCAGTTACGAACCTGCTTAAGAACCGGAAACTTGCCAAGGCGTTATCAGATGCTGCACTTGGCGGTTTCCTTGAGAAACTCAAAACGAAGGCAGAGACGCTGGGTATCCCAATTGTGCAAGGGGGCAGGTTTTTCGCCAGTTCCAAGACATGTAGTCGTTGTGGAGAAAAGAAAGACGATTTAACACTTTCAGATAGGCACTATCATTGTAGTAATTGCGGAACGTCCATAGATAGAGACGTAAACGCAGCTATCAACTTAAAACATGTCGCGGTGGGATACACCGAGACGTAA